In a single window of the Micromonospora inositola genome:
- the topA gene encoding type I DNA topoisomerase, with translation MPSNAGTTRLVIVESPAKAKTISGYLGPGYVVEASFGHVRDLPRNAADVPAKYKGEPWARLGVDVDNGFHALYVVSADRKQQISKLVKLAKEVDEIFLATDEDREGEAIAWHLVETLKPKVPVKRMVFHEITKPAIQAAVANPREIDRDLVDAQEARRILDRLYGYEVSPVLWKKVMPKLSAGRVQSVATRIVVERERQRMAFRTAEYWDILATLAVANAGEGPRTFNATLIALNGDRIATGKDFEPTTGRVRAGAGVVHLDEGGARGLAARLEGRPFAVTRVEEKPYRRRPYAPFITSTLQQEAARKLRFSSQQTMRTAQRLYENGYITYMRTDSVNLSETAITAARRQIVELYGERSVPPEPRRYTGKVKNAQEAHEAIRPAGDNFRTPGDVAKELSAEEFKLYELIWRRTIASQMTDAVGSSVSVRIRAVSSSSEEADFGATGKTITDPGFLRAYVESSDDENAEAEDAERRLPTLVKDQPLTADELAAQGHHTQPPSRYTEASLVKALEELGIGRPSTYASIMQTIQDRGYVTKRGQAMIPTFLAFAVIGLMERHYPRLIDYDFTASMENELDEIAGGEHASVDFLTSFYFGSTNGAGDQTIARSGGLKKLVTENLSEIDARSVNSIPLFTDEEGREVVVRVGRYGPYLQRAVPGEQPAAPAEGEEGGGQGDRAPIPEGLAPDELTPEKVHELFLGGGGERKLGDDPATGEPIVLKSGRFGPYVASGERKSSLLRSQTPDSLTFDEALKLLSLPRLVGVAPDGVEVFANNGRYGPYVKRGDEFRSLDSEDKMFTVTLDEALALLAAPKTRQRRAAAPPLREMGNDPLTEKPLVIKDGRFGPYVTDGETNASLRRAQTPEALTLEEASEMLAEKRAKGPAPKKAAKKAAPAKKTAAKKTAAATRSTAAKKTTTAKATTAKATTAKKAPAKKAAPKKAAAASPPEE, from the coding sequence GTGCCGAGCAACGCTGGAACCACCCGTCTGGTCATCGTCGAGTCACCGGCGAAGGCCAAGACGATCTCGGGCTACCTCGGCCCGGGATACGTCGTGGAGGCCAGCTTCGGCCACGTCCGGGACCTCCCGCGCAACGCCGCCGACGTGCCCGCCAAGTACAAGGGCGAGCCCTGGGCCCGGCTCGGGGTGGACGTCGACAACGGCTTCCACGCCCTCTACGTGGTCTCCGCCGACCGCAAGCAGCAGATCAGCAAGCTGGTGAAGCTGGCCAAGGAGGTCGACGAGATCTTCCTGGCGACGGACGAGGACCGCGAGGGCGAGGCGATCGCCTGGCACCTGGTGGAGACCCTCAAGCCCAAGGTGCCGGTCAAGCGGATGGTCTTCCACGAGATCACCAAGCCGGCGATCCAGGCCGCGGTGGCCAACCCGCGCGAGATCGACCGGGACCTGGTCGACGCGCAGGAGGCCCGCCGCATCCTCGACCGGCTGTACGGCTACGAGGTCTCCCCGGTGCTGTGGAAGAAGGTCATGCCGAAGCTCTCGGCGGGCCGGGTGCAGTCCGTGGCGACCCGGATCGTGGTCGAGCGGGAGCGCCAGCGGATGGCCTTCCGCACCGCCGAGTACTGGGACATCCTGGCCACCCTCGCTGTCGCGAACGCCGGCGAGGGACCGCGCACCTTCAACGCCACGCTGATCGCGCTGAACGGCGACCGGATCGCCACCGGCAAGGACTTCGAGCCGACCACGGGTCGGGTGCGGGCCGGGGCCGGCGTCGTTCACCTCGACGAGGGCGGGGCCAGGGGTCTCGCCGCCCGGCTGGAGGGGCGGCCGTTCGCGGTCACCCGGGTCGAGGAGAAGCCCTACCGCCGCCGCCCGTACGCGCCGTTCATCACCTCCACCCTCCAGCAGGAGGCTGCCCGCAAGCTGCGGTTCTCGTCGCAGCAGACGATGCGCACCGCGCAGCGCCTGTACGAGAACGGCTACATCACCTACATGCGTACCGACTCGGTGAACCTGTCAGAGACCGCCATCACGGCGGCCCGCCGGCAGATCGTCGAGCTGTACGGCGAGCGCAGCGTGCCGCCGGAGCCGCGCCGCTACACCGGCAAGGTGAAGAACGCGCAGGAGGCGCACGAGGCGATCCGCCCGGCGGGGGACAACTTCCGCACCCCGGGGGACGTGGCCAAGGAGCTGTCGGCCGAGGAGTTCAAGCTCTACGAGCTGATCTGGCGGCGGACCATCGCCTCGCAGATGACCGACGCGGTCGGGTCCAGCGTCTCGGTGCGCATCCGCGCGGTCTCCTCGTCGAGCGAGGAGGCCGACTTCGGCGCGACCGGCAAGACCATCACCGACCCGGGCTTCCTCCGCGCGTACGTCGAGTCCAGCGACGACGAGAACGCCGAGGCCGAGGACGCCGAGCGCCGGCTGCCCACCCTGGTCAAGGACCAGCCGCTGACCGCCGACGAGCTGGCCGCGCAGGGGCACCACACCCAGCCGCCGTCGCGCTACACCGAGGCGTCCCTGGTCAAGGCCCTGGAGGAGCTGGGCATCGGCCGCCCGTCGACGTACGCGTCGATCATGCAGACCATCCAGGACCGCGGCTACGTGACCAAGCGCGGCCAGGCGATGATCCCCACCTTCCTGGCGTTCGCGGTGATCGGGCTGATGGAGCGGCACTACCCCCGCCTGATCGACTACGACTTCACCGCCAGCATGGAGAACGAGCTGGACGAGATCGCCGGCGGTGAGCACGCCTCCGTCGACTTCCTCACCTCCTTCTACTTCGGCAGTACCAACGGCGCCGGCGACCAGACCATCGCCCGCTCCGGCGGGCTGAAGAAGCTGGTCACCGAGAACCTCAGCGAGATCGACGCCCGCAGCGTCAACTCGATCCCGCTCTTCACCGACGAGGAGGGGCGCGAGGTCGTCGTCCGGGTCGGCCGGTACGGGCCGTACCTCCAGCGGGCGGTGCCGGGCGAGCAGCCGGCGGCCCCGGCGGAGGGCGAGGAGGGCGGCGGCCAGGGCGATCGGGCCCCGATCCCCGAAGGGCTGGCTCCGGACGAGCTGACCCCGGAGAAGGTGCACGAGCTCTTCCTCGGTGGCGGGGGCGAGCGCAAGCTCGGCGACGACCCGGCGACCGGCGAGCCGATCGTGCTCAAGTCCGGCCGGTTCGGCCCGTACGTGGCCAGCGGCGAGCGGAAGTCGTCGCTGCTGCGCTCGCAGACGCCGGACTCGCTCACCTTCGACGAGGCGCTGAAGCTGCTCAGCCTGCCCCGGCTGGTCGGCGTCGCCCCGGACGGCGTCGAGGTCTTCGCCAACAACGGCCGCTACGGCCCGTACGTCAAGCGCGGTGACGAGTTCCGCTCGCTGGACTCCGAGGACAAGATGTTCACCGTCACGCTGGACGAGGCCCTGGCCCTGCTGGCCGCGCCGAAGACCCGCCAGCGTCGGGCCGCCGCGCCGCCGCTGCGGGAGATGGGCAACGACCCGCTCACCGAGAAGCCGCTGGTCATCAAGGACGGCCGGTTCGGGCCGTACGTCACCGACGGGGAGACCAACGCGTCGCTGCGGCGCGCCCAGACCCCGGAGGCGCTGACCCTGGAAGAGGCCTCCGAGATGCTCGCCGAGAAGCGGGCCAAGGGGCCGGCGCCGAAGAAGGCGGCGAAGAAGGCCGCCCCGGCCAAGAAGACGGCGGCGAAGAAGACCGCCGCCGCCACCAGGTCGACGGCGGCCAAGAAGACGACCACCGCCAAGGCGACCACCGCCAAGGCGACCACCGCCAAGAAGGCCCCGGCGAAGAAGGCGGCCCCGAAGAAGGCCGCCGCCGCCAGCCCTCCCGAGGAGTGA